The Aureispira anguillae genome contains a region encoding:
- a CDS encoding DEAD/DEAH box helicase: MSTFEELGLNPNVLKALGDLGFEQPTKVQEQAIPFVLGSDRDLVALAQTGTGKTAAFSLPIIHKLDKNEKAIQALVLCPTRELCIQISKDIASYTKYEKGIQTVSVYGGAPIDGQIRLLRKGCHIVVGTPGRVRDLIERRKLDIREIKFLVLDEADEMLTMGFKDELDAILASAPEEKQGLLFSATMPREIDAIAANYMRDPEKIEVSSRNSANLDVKHVYCVARSSDRYRALKRIADISPEMYGIVFCRTRAETKEVADWLMADGYSADALHGDLSQAQRDYVMGRFRKKSIQLLVATDVAARGIDVNNLTHVLHYKIPDQLENYIHRSGRTGRAGNKGTSIALLTSKETHKVRLLEKKIGQKFERRLIPTGEQVCEKRLFSLINKIATTEVDEGIEKYLPTVYEQLEALSKEEILQKFVSLEFQRFLNYYKNAGDLNVTGKEGKRREDRKRRDRSNSNLARFYINVGSKHKITTPKMIGLINDSLRVKGVEIGKIEIMKGFSFFEIDKTYETKLMNGFRTGMQVTGVNVVVERTADRTKGRRDSRGNGNSRFKRGKDKSREGRPREGRDRDRSGKRGKSFKPKKKRY, translated from the coding sequence ATGTCAACATTTGAGGAGTTGGGGCTCAATCCCAATGTATTAAAAGCTTTGGGGGATTTGGGATTTGAACAACCGACTAAAGTTCAAGAACAAGCGATACCTTTTGTTTTAGGATCTGACCGTGATCTAGTCGCTTTGGCTCAAACAGGAACAGGCAAAACAGCAGCATTTAGCTTACCTATTATACATAAACTAGATAAAAACGAAAAAGCTATTCAAGCTTTGGTTTTGTGCCCAACAAGAGAGTTGTGCATTCAAATTTCAAAAGATATTGCTAGTTATACCAAATATGAAAAAGGAATCCAGACGGTCTCTGTTTATGGAGGTGCCCCAATTGATGGGCAAATCCGTCTTTTGCGTAAGGGCTGCCATATTGTAGTTGGAACTCCTGGACGAGTACGTGATCTTATCGAAAGACGCAAGCTGGATATTCGTGAAATCAAGTTTTTGGTTTTGGACGAGGCAGATGAAATGTTGACCATGGGGTTCAAAGACGAGTTGGATGCTATTTTGGCTTCTGCTCCTGAAGAGAAACAAGGTTTGTTATTTTCGGCTACTATGCCTAGAGAGATTGATGCCATTGCTGCCAATTATATGCGTGATCCTGAAAAAATTGAGGTGAGTTCTAGAAACTCAGCCAATTTGGATGTAAAACACGTTTATTGCGTGGCTCGATCTTCGGATCGTTATCGTGCATTAAAGCGCATTGCTGATATTTCACCAGAAATGTACGGTATTGTATTTTGCCGTACTCGAGCGGAAACCAAGGAAGTTGCCGATTGGTTGATGGCAGATGGATATTCTGCGGATGCCTTGCACGGAGATTTGTCGCAAGCTCAGCGAGATTATGTAATGGGGCGTTTTCGCAAAAAAAGCATTCAATTATTGGTAGCTACAGATGTTGCTGCTCGTGGAATTGATGTCAATAACTTGACGCATGTTTTGCATTATAAAATTCCCGATCAATTAGAAAATTATATCCATCGAAGCGGTCGTACAGGGCGTGCTGGTAACAAAGGAACTTCTATTGCTTTGTTAACAAGTAAGGAAACGCACAAGGTACGCCTATTGGAGAAAAAAATTGGGCAAAAGTTTGAACGTAGATTGATTCCTACTGGCGAACAGGTTTGTGAAAAACGTCTTTTTTCTCTGATTAATAAAATTGCAACGACAGAAGTTGATGAGGGCATCGAGAAATATTTGCCAACAGTGTATGAACAATTAGAGGCTTTGTCTAAAGAAGAAATTCTTCAAAAATTTGTCTCTTTAGAGTTTCAACGTTTCCTTAATTACTATAAGAACGCTGGCGATCTAAATGTAACTGGAAAAGAAGGAAAACGCAGAGAGGATCGAAAAAGAAGAGATCGCAGCAATTCTAACTTGGCTCGTTTTTATATCAATGTAGGTTCTAAACATAAGATTACAACTCCCAAAATGATTGGACTAATTAACGATAGTTTGAGAGTTAAGGGAGTAGAAATTGGAAAAATTGAAATCATGAAAGGCTTTTCCTTTTTTGAAATTGATAAAACCTATGAGACCAAATTGATGAATGGCTTCCGTACTGGAATGCAGGTTACTGGGGTAAATGTTGTTGTTGAAAGAACAGCTGATCGTACCAAGGGAAGAAGAGATAGTAGAGGGAATGGGAACAGCCGCTTTAAAAGAGGAAAGGATAAGTCAAGAGAGGGTAGACCAAGAGAGGGTAGAGATCGTGATAGAAGCGGCAAGCGTGGAAAATCATTTAAACCAAAGAAAAAACGTTACTAA
- a CDS encoding CHAT domain-containing protein, whose product MNILPLFCFLLGFFLQNTSQANPDTTTANQFAQLAQQQQQSGQFMMSNQNFEKAAVIFEQAALWNSYINCQNQMARNYWKMHKLDSSLALSTAIEKHSNLVPQSLEHAELLSNIGVVYDMQSDYNTALKYFHQCLDIRKKKLGEDHFETGKIYYNIGVCYSLQRNMNTAIEYFENTVRNFKKNLGSNHPYLITVYLGMRDPYSDLGRKEEAIKTSKEALVIAKKVYPSGHLKIATVMNSIGLTYLFMKGKEEKGKKLIEEAFQIQLKKYGANNPKMIRLYTNMGKMYTQSKHYSLAKEYLFKGLDLAQKTVGKKHIRNYYIYQVLADVTKGLNQDSMTVFYGHRAMLALLPAYSDNIPLDSIPEFTTTPIIAPMLLASAYATKTFSIDKMIANNPSAFNKQLYQKHLRASDLLLARLRQDIHNLDDLNDIFYQGYKNTLRKVMFYRKLDPEKEQTNLLEELIEDADQNKSALLKLALKSNNALKFGGVPDRLINAKIELKKTISKVEQQLFRAKEIADSTKEQELSTKLFQLKQKQEGFNTVLKKEHPQYFQLQHKNTPTKVQEIQEQLLDDSTMLIEYMYTKGFLYVFCVGKHKVDVDVVKIDPTFHKNLDDFRFALTNIQAAKKTPTKAHAAFSDNAYYFYEILLKKYIDPTIKNLILIPDKQLNRLPFEAFLYESNSVQSKQYKDLKYLINKYNIRYAYSAGLLINTQQKQAQSPNHSNKIAAFAASYNPATAVDPLRAQLLDLPGARKEVLALQEQFEGAFFLGQEATEANFNPIDFKQFSVVHLAMHSIMDKKNPMNSCMAFTKDSTGKSKEDDWVYAYELTNMKIATNLVVLSACETGDGQHQKVEGIMSIGRSFMYAGVPSLIMTLWQVNDFSTAKIMGTFYKELAKGKSKSAALRSAKLDYIRKLKKEKDLLTHPYFWAAFINLGDDSNIPVVPLSTFSKWWYGLIGLVFLVFFLVRRFFLTSTKKHE is encoded by the coding sequence ATGAATATCCTTCCCTTATTTTGTTTCTTATTGGGATTTTTTTTACAAAATACGTCCCAAGCTAATCCAGACACGACTACCGCCAATCAGTTCGCCCAATTAGCACAGCAACAACAACAAAGTGGTCAATTTATGATGTCCAACCAAAATTTTGAAAAGGCTGCCGTTATTTTTGAGCAAGCAGCCCTATGGAATTCCTATATTAATTGTCAAAATCAAATGGCTAGGAATTATTGGAAAATGCACAAATTAGACTCATCTCTGGCGCTCAGTACTGCCATAGAAAAACACTCAAACTTAGTCCCCCAAAGTTTAGAACATGCCGAATTATTAAGTAATATAGGCGTTGTTTATGACATGCAATCAGACTACAATACCGCATTAAAGTATTTTCATCAATGCTTAGATATTCGAAAAAAAAAATTGGGAGAAGATCATTTCGAAACGGGTAAAATTTACTACAACATAGGCGTTTGTTACAGCCTACAACGAAACATGAATACAGCTATTGAGTATTTTGAAAATACAGTTCGAAATTTCAAAAAAAACCTTGGTTCTAATCATCCTTATTTAATTACCGTTTATTTAGGAATGCGAGATCCCTATTCAGATTTAGGCAGAAAAGAGGAAGCCATTAAAACTTCAAAAGAAGCACTAGTTATTGCAAAAAAAGTATACCCTTCTGGTCATTTGAAAATTGCTACTGTCATGAACTCAATAGGACTGACTTATCTTTTTATGAAAGGCAAAGAAGAAAAGGGAAAGAAATTGATAGAAGAGGCCTTCCAAATTCAATTGAAAAAATACGGTGCCAATAACCCTAAAATGATTCGATTGTATACCAATATGGGCAAGATGTATACCCAATCTAAGCATTATTCACTTGCCAAAGAATATTTGTTCAAAGGACTCGATTTAGCACAGAAAACAGTGGGCAAAAAACACATCAGAAATTATTACATTTATCAGGTTTTAGCTGATGTCACAAAGGGGCTAAATCAAGATTCTATGACCGTATTTTATGGGCATCGTGCAATGCTTGCTTTACTACCTGCTTATTCAGATAACATTCCTCTAGACAGCATCCCAGAATTTACAACAACTCCAATTATTGCCCCCATGCTACTAGCCTCTGCTTATGCGACTAAAACGTTTTCTATCGACAAAATGATTGCGAACAATCCATCTGCATTCAACAAACAACTCTATCAAAAACATCTAAGGGCAAGTGATCTTCTATTAGCAAGACTTAGACAGGACATCCATAATTTGGACGATTTAAATGATATTTTTTATCAAGGTTATAAAAACACACTGCGCAAAGTAATGTTCTATCGGAAGTTAGATCCTGAAAAAGAGCAAACTAATCTATTAGAAGAATTGATTGAAGATGCCGATCAAAATAAATCTGCCTTATTAAAACTTGCTCTAAAATCCAATAATGCCTTAAAATTTGGTGGTGTTCCTGATCGTTTAATTAATGCTAAGATTGAACTAAAAAAAACCATCAGCAAGGTAGAACAACAACTGTTTCGGGCAAAAGAAATAGCAGACTCAACAAAAGAACAGGAACTGAGCACCAAGTTATTTCAATTAAAACAAAAACAGGAAGGATTTAATACTGTCCTAAAAAAAGAGCATCCTCAATATTTTCAACTTCAACATAAAAATACACCTACTAAAGTCCAAGAAATTCAAGAACAATTGCTAGATGATAGCACAATGTTAATTGAATATATGTACACCAAAGGTTTTTTATACGTTTTTTGTGTTGGCAAACATAAGGTAGATGTGGATGTTGTAAAAATTGATCCGACCTTTCACAAAAATTTAGATGACTTTCGTTTCGCCTTAACCAATATCCAAGCTGCAAAAAAAACACCAACCAAAGCACATGCTGCATTTTCTGATAATGCCTATTATTTTTATGAAATTTTGTTAAAAAAATACATTGACCCAACGATAAAAAATCTAATTTTAATTCCTGACAAACAACTCAACAGGCTACCGTTTGAGGCATTTTTATACGAATCGAATAGCGTCCAATCTAAACAATACAAGGATTTAAAATATCTTATTAACAAGTACAATATTCGTTACGCTTATTCTGCTGGGCTTCTAATCAACACTCAACAAAAACAAGCTCAATCTCCTAATCATTCCAACAAAATTGCTGCTTTTGCAGCCTCTTACAATCCAGCTACAGCAGTTGACCCCTTAAGAGCCCAATTACTGGATTTGCCTGGTGCAAGAAAAGAAGTATTAGCACTCCAAGAACAATTTGAAGGGGCGTTTTTTTTGGGACAAGAAGCTACAGAAGCTAATTTTAATCCAATAGATTTTAAACAATTTAGTGTTGTTCATTTGGCAATGCATAGTATTATGGACAAAAAAAATCCCATGAATTCTTGCATGGCTTTTACCAAAGATAGTACAGGAAAATCCAAAGAAGACGATTGGGTCTATGCCTATGAATTGACCAATATGAAAATCGCCACTAATTTAGTGGTTCTTAGTGCTTGTGAGACAGGTGATGGTCAGCATCAAAAAGTAGAAGGAATTATGAGTATTGGGCGATCATTTATGTATGCAGGTGTTCCAAGTTTAATCATGACACTTTGGCAAGTCAACGATTTTTCGACTGCTAAAATTATGGGAACATTTTATAAAGAATTGGCAAAAGGAAAATCTAAATCTGCTGCATTAAGAAGTGCTAAGTTAGACTATATCAGAAAATTAAAAAAAGAAAAAGATTTACTTACGCATCCTTATTTCTGGGCAGCATTTATTAACTTAGGAGATGATTCTAATATCCCAGTTGTTCCTCTTTCTACCTTTTCCAAATGGTGGTATGGTTTAATCGGATTAGTATTTTTAGTATTCTTCCTTGTAAGGCGTTTTTTTTTAACTTCAACAAAAAAACATGAATAA
- a CDS encoding phosphatase PAP2 family protein: protein MKKILLLIVLVHYFFVVHAQSDNTIGTSPYRLSWAVDLPIATAALGMGVSYLVLDKQTAPLTTAYINSLDRTNVWAFDRAATYNWSRPIAIGSDVLLYTSCALPLALLGDSKIRKDYLKIGVLYLETFALTAAVTSLTKNLVKRPRPFVYNEAVDLQFKEERDAQYAFFSGHTSMTAAMCFMTAKVFQDYNKGSKAIPWIWAAAATVPAVTGILRQQAGKHFWTDVISGYLIGAAIGVLVPELHRVGLFQKKKAKRPEFSF from the coding sequence ATGAAAAAAATATTACTGCTAATTGTTCTCGTGCACTATTTTTTTGTCGTTCATGCACAATCTGATAACACAATAGGAACTTCCCCTTATCGGCTTAGTTGGGCGGTTGATTTGCCAATAGCGACAGCGGCATTGGGAATGGGAGTTAGTTATCTTGTACTTGATAAGCAAACGGCTCCTCTGACTACTGCTTATATTAATTCTTTGGATAGAACTAATGTTTGGGCATTTGATCGTGCAGCCACCTATAATTGGTCTAGACCTATTGCAATAGGGAGTGATGTACTGTTGTATACGAGTTGTGCGCTGCCTTTGGCACTATTGGGCGATTCAAAAATTCGAAAAGATTATCTGAAAATTGGAGTGCTCTATTTAGAAACTTTTGCTTTGACGGCTGCTGTAACCAGTTTGACCAAAAATCTAGTTAAACGCCCTCGTCCTTTTGTGTATAATGAAGCAGTGGATTTACAGTTTAAAGAAGAGAGAGATGCCCAATATGCTTTCTTTTCTGGACATACTTCCATGACTGCTGCCATGTGTTTTATGACGGCAAAAGTATTTCAAGACTATAACAAAGGAAGCAAAGCAATCCCTTGGATTTGGGCAGCAGCAGCAACTGTTCCTGCTGTGACAGGAATTTTAAGACAACAAGCAGGTAAACATTTTTGGACAGATGTTATTTCTGGTTACTTGATTGGCGCTGCTATTGGAGTGCTGGTTCCAGAGTTACATCGTGTTGGTTTATTCCAAAAAAAGAAAGCTAAAAGACCTGAGTTTAGTTTTTAG
- a CDS encoding DUF5723 family protein → MKKIKLIALIFTVLLCEIQAQHYTGVAESHYAGYLGLDINPANVVTPYFKTDINLLTYNLSFVNDYATLRWDSLANGTGDFFDRLSYKNGTNEANLAFNGELTLLGGIVSIGDKMGVGFGIKSRFLLNARGINKDLIRMSASGLEDSTFYGSSYTDDYSYLSAMAWNEYSVAFGAEVFNTGKHYLKVGGALKLLQSVGSFYVHAKDISYAFYNADTILNASGQISFGGNEAMLDMFNGKGMPDFYNQFGGGNFGFAADFGAVYEYRPDSEKEYKLKAGLSFHDIGFVSYKKDLTSSNTITFKNSTFNINMFDGIEDLSEINKIIIQDTSQFNHNQGEENYLMQTPSRMNLFVDYKVVKGFYVSFLSEISLFDRNNPHKIVGINSFELTPRYDFKWFGFSLPISYVQNSGFNLGLGLRVGPVFAGSSNLIDLVRAGNEIDKFNVYFGFRIPLYKSVE, encoded by the coding sequence ATGAAAAAAATCAAGCTTATTGCTTTGATTTTCACAGTTCTATTGTGTGAAATTCAAGCACAGCATTATACAGGAGTTGCCGAATCTCATTATGCAGGCTATCTTGGTCTAGACATTAATCCCGCCAATGTGGTTACTCCTTATTTTAAGACCGATATTAATCTACTTACTTACAATCTTTCTTTTGTTAATGATTATGCAACACTCAGATGGGATAGTCTAGCGAATGGAACTGGAGACTTTTTTGACCGTTTGAGTTATAAGAATGGAACCAATGAAGCAAATTTAGCCTTTAATGGTGAATTAACTTTGCTAGGAGGAATTGTGTCGATTGGAGATAAAATGGGAGTAGGTTTTGGTATTAAAAGTAGATTTTTATTAAATGCGAGAGGAATTAATAAGGATTTGATTAGAATGAGTGCTTCAGGATTAGAGGATTCTACCTTCTATGGCAGTTCTTATACCGATGACTATTCTTACCTTTCTGCTATGGCTTGGAACGAATACAGCGTAGCCTTTGGTGCAGAAGTGTTCAACACAGGAAAGCATTATCTAAAAGTGGGAGGAGCCTTAAAACTCTTGCAAAGTGTGGGTTCTTTTTATGTACACGCCAAGGATATTTCTTATGCATTTTATAATGCAGATACCATCTTAAATGCTTCAGGACAAATTTCTTTTGGAGGAAATGAAGCGATGTTGGATATGTTTAATGGGAAAGGAATGCCAGATTTTTACAATCAATTTGGTGGGGGCAACTTTGGATTTGCTGCTGATTTTGGAGCCGTTTATGAATATCGTCCAGATAGTGAGAAAGAATATAAACTAAAAGCAGGTTTATCTTTTCACGATATAGGCTTTGTGAGCTATAAAAAAGATTTAACCTCTTCTAATACGATCACGTTTAAGAATTCAACCTTTAACATTAATATGTTTGATGGCATCGAAGATCTTTCTGAAATCAATAAAATCATAATTCAAGATACCAGCCAATTTAATCACAATCAGGGAGAGGAAAATTATTTGATGCAAACTCCTTCAAGAATGAACCTCTTTGTGGATTACAAGGTCGTTAAAGGGTTTTATGTTTCTTTTTTGAGTGAAATTTCTTTGTTTGATCGAAATAATCCACATAAAATAGTTGGAATCAATTCATTTGAGTTGACCCCAAGATATGATTTTAAATGGTTTGGATTCTCTTTGCCAATATCTTATGTACAGAATTCTGGGTTTAACCTAGGCTTGGGATTGAGAGTAGGACCTGTTTTTGCGGGATCATCAAACCTAATTGATTTGGTTAGAGCAGGGAATGAAATCGATAAGTTTAATGTTTATTTTGGATTTAGAATTCCATTATACAAAAGCGTAGAATAA
- a CDS encoding T9SS type A sorting domain-containing protein, which yields MKSILLFFSILLSSNLIGQAIITNKGATIHINTDAILAINGDLHNESTGVWSMKSGSRLQLNGSILNNALNHLTADTGGTVILKGNNLRNLSGQHPIRFYHLELDLTAANVQLDTTVQIDGNVQMTSGNIDLNGQNINLSPNSSLINETNAHRIFGNSGLLRISRTINSPNSLNIGGLGLVVTSTSNWGNTTIERGHQQHTDQNGNLSILRYYNLAPTHAIGSTVHLEFHYLDHEIVGQNEANLQLWRSIDNGNTWTKPGGSIHVNSNHLTYGGLDSSQVRLTLGPSSSILPIQALNFNAQLVEPQKVRLDWSTVTEIGCDYFEVQRSNNGLEFQSLGIAKGAGTTYDRQNYSRWDLAPFAGHNYYRLKQVFFDGTIDFSPIRHLYIQAINQIVTVYPNPIVLPQKLQLKTAQEGNYQFTLYNALGEIVFSKQWYNSNPKSVLNCALPELSAANYFYTVQCNQSLKTQGKLVLLH from the coding sequence ATGAAATCTATCTTACTCTTTTTTAGCATTCTATTGAGCAGCAACCTTATTGGGCAAGCTATTATTACCAACAAAGGGGCAACCATCCATATTAATACTGATGCTATTCTAGCAATTAATGGAGACCTCCACAATGAATCTACAGGAGTTTGGTCTATGAAAAGTGGTAGCCGTTTGCAATTGAATGGATCTATTCTTAACAATGCACTAAATCACCTAACGGCTGATACAGGGGGAACCGTTATACTAAAAGGAAACAATCTTAGAAATTTATCGGGTCAGCATCCCATTCGCTTTTATCATTTAGAACTTGACCTGACTGCTGCCAATGTACAATTAGATACAACAGTACAAATAGATGGAAACGTACAAATGACCAGCGGTAATATTGATTTAAATGGTCAAAACATCAATTTATCTCCCAATTCCTCGTTAATCAATGAAACCAATGCCCATCGAATTTTTGGCAACAGTGGTCTTCTTCGAATTTCTCGCACGATTAACAGCCCCAACAGCCTAAATATTGGTGGTCTAGGTTTGGTTGTTACCTCTACGTCTAATTGGGGGAATACTACGATTGAACGAGGACATCAGCAACACACAGACCAAAATGGCAATCTCAGTATTCTAAGGTATTATAATCTTGCCCCAACCCATGCGATAGGCTCAACGGTTCACCTTGAGTTTCACTACCTTGATCATGAAATTGTTGGACAAAATGAAGCAAATCTTCAGTTGTGGCGCTCAATAGATAATGGCAATACTTGGACAAAACCTGGTGGTAGTATTCATGTCAATAGTAACCACTTGACTTATGGAGGACTCGATTCCTCTCAGGTTCGGCTGACCTTGGGTCCCTCTTCTTCTATCCTTCCCATCCAAGCACTTAATTTTAACGCCCAACTAGTAGAGCCCCAAAAAGTGCGTTTAGATTGGTCTACGGTTACAGAAATTGGCTGTGATTATTTTGAGGTTCAACGCAGTAATAACGGGCTAGAATTTCAATCCCTTGGTATTGCCAAAGGAGCAGGAACAACTTATGATCGACAAAACTATAGCCGTTGGGATTTAGCTCCTTTTGCAGGGCATAATTATTATCGTTTGAAACAAGTTTTTTTTGATGGAACTATTGATTTTTCGCCCATTCGGCACCTCTATATTCAAGCTATAAATCAAATTGTAACAGTCTACCCTAACCCTATTGTTTTACCACAAAAATTGCAACTAAAAACCGCCCAAGAAGGCAATTATCAATTTACCTTATACAATGCATTAGGGGAAATAGTTTTTAGCAAACAATGGTATAACTCAAACCCCAAATCCGTCCTTAACTGTGCATTACCAGAACTAAGTGCAGCCAATTATTTTTATACCGTACAATGCAATCAATCCCTAAAAACTCAAGGTAAATTAGTCCTATTGCACTAA
- a CDS encoding DUF3667 domain-containing protein codes for MEPSKHLCQSCHCLLDEGDRFCSVCGQKRILKTTSIREFFGEFLSNSFSLDSKLFRTFGTLFFIPGKLTTEYFAGKRQLYYTPIRLFLFWLTIAFIILSLTKNNQKKEAKSFNKQVELEIYKDSLRKELNLVFPDSASQKKIAQTLYSKNLFEEIDSSLLVLDSTNLSIKDFFLLSPDEIIKKSKLESFWQQKLLRKLVHTVQELDNFKLYLLSHLSWIILISIPFLGLLLKLLYIRQKRNLIEHIIHTLHLYTFFSGLAAVFFAGLWAYKNNYIPIPLSPFLILLLPIYIFVSMKRVYGQSSLKTLFKLALFMVGYSFIMTFSVAPYLLLVFFIF; via the coding sequence ATGGAACCATCAAAACATTTATGCCAAAGTTGTCATTGCCTTTTGGACGAAGGCGATCGTTTTTGTAGTGTTTGTGGACAAAAAAGAATTCTAAAAACTACTTCTATCAGAGAATTTTTTGGAGAATTTTTGTCCAACTCCTTTTCTTTAGACTCCAAGCTCTTTCGCACCTTTGGAACGTTGTTTTTTATTCCTGGTAAATTAACCACAGAATATTTTGCAGGAAAACGGCAATTGTATTACACCCCTATTCGTCTATTTCTATTTTGGTTGACCATTGCGTTTATCATACTTAGTCTAACAAAAAATAATCAAAAAAAAGAGGCAAAAAGTTTTAACAAACAAGTAGAATTAGAAATCTATAAAGACTCCTTAAGAAAGGAACTCAATTTGGTTTTCCCAGATTCTGCTAGCCAAAAAAAGATTGCTCAAACCTTATATTCAAAGAACCTTTTTGAAGAAATAGATTCTTCTCTATTGGTGCTAGATTCTACGAATTTATCCATCAAAGATTTCTTTTTATTGAGTCCTGATGAAATCATAAAAAAATCAAAACTAGAAAGTTTTTGGCAACAAAAGTTGTTGCGAAAGTTAGTACATACTGTTCAAGAATTGGATAATTTTAAACTCTACCTATTAAGTCATTTATCTTGGATTATTCTAATTTCCATTCCCTTTTTAGGCTTATTGCTAAAATTACTCTACATTCGACAAAAGCGCAATTTGATAGAGCACATCATCCATACACTACATTTGTATACCTTTTTTTCTGGATTGGCTGCTGTCTTTTTTGCTGGGCTTTGGGCGTATAAAAACAACTACATCCCCATCCCTTTATCTCCATTCTTAATACTCCTTCTTCCCATATATATTTTTGTATCCATGAAGAGAGTTTATGGTCAATCCTCGCTAAAAACCTTGTTTAAGTTAGCGCTTTTTATGGTTGGGTATAGCTTTATAATGACCTTTTCTGTTGCCCCCTACCTCTTGCTAGTTTTCTTTATTTTTTAG
- a CDS encoding DUF6923 family protein has translation MNKIERITLLAFFLLSKLLTAQQNNLAADYGFSCGSGFYQLIDNQLQSLSIDGQGTAQWKPIRPPFDRPLSAIAYCLDDDFMYSIDTLTHELIRIYQSGAVQPLGVPRHVSTKALLETQLTIGEIGQGIFCAYTPQENKFYWIDLATNTFVTTETGINSQLTNLAYCSTRQLFCSVDAKARFYFWDPISKKPFAGTQMMNLPSTKAGEVSHLWVTENERFFATRKNGRAFYELNEQSGMPYNYANLLLKRGGDETSCAAAPPPVLLEEEVLEFRLEAPKKDRIRLSWTGVHEYTTARYYIEHSLDHKKWKEVGEKPSNGPNTYQNPYGALSPYQEGKTNFYRLKKVSKYGRKLGYSRTIMSGEWSTMPSILVSPKIAMANAALAVCVKNHQNTILNLSLWDGYGQLIYEKEQPILCSEITLNLELTNCFVGWHEVRIQTAVGVQREWIWVQQ, from the coding sequence ATGAATAAAATAGAAAGGATTACTTTGTTAGCCTTTTTTTTACTCTCAAAATTGCTCACTGCCCAACAAAATAACCTTGCTGCTGATTATGGATTTTCTTGTGGAAGTGGGTTTTATCAGTTGATCGATAATCAATTGCAATCACTTTCTATTGATGGGCAGGGAACAGCGCAATGGAAACCTATACGGCCACCTTTTGATCGACCATTGAGTGCAATCGCTTACTGTTTGGACGATGACTTTATGTATAGTATAGATACGCTGACCCATGAATTGATTCGAATTTATCAATCGGGAGCTGTTCAGCCTTTGGGAGTACCTCGTCATGTTAGTACAAAAGCATTGCTAGAAACACAATTGACAATAGGAGAGATTGGGCAAGGTATTTTTTGTGCCTATACACCACAGGAAAATAAATTCTATTGGATTGATCTTGCTACCAATACATTTGTGACAACAGAAACAGGAATAAATAGCCAATTGACCAATTTAGCTTATTGCTCGACTCGACAGCTATTTTGTAGTGTTGATGCCAAGGCTAGGTTTTATTTTTGGGACCCAATCTCTAAAAAGCCTTTTGCGGGAACCCAAATGATGAATTTACCCTCAACTAAAGCAGGAGAAGTCAGTCATTTGTGGGTGACCGAAAACGAACGATTTTTTGCAACTCGTAAAAATGGACGGGCTTTTTATGAACTAAATGAACAGAGTGGAATGCCTTACAATTACGCTAACTTACTCCTGAAAAGAGGAGGAGATGAAACGAGTTGTGCCGCAGCGCCTCCTCCTGTATTGTTGGAAGAAGAGGTGCTAGAATTTAGGTTAGAGGCTCCCAAAAAAGATCGCATTCGTTTGAGTTGGACAGGAGTACACGAATACACTACTGCTCGATATTATATCGAACATAGTTTGGACCACAAAAAATGGAAAGAAGTAGGCGAGAAGCCTAGTAATGGACCCAATACCTATCAAAATCCTTATGGGGCGCTGAGTCCTTATCAAGAAGGGAAAACCAATTTTTATAGATTAAAAAAAGTAAGCAAATACGGTAGAAAGCTAGGGTATAGTCGAACCATAATGAGTGGCGAATGGAGTACAATGCCTAGTATATTGGTTTCACCTAAAATTGCAATGGCTAATGCTGCTTTAGCCGTTTGTGTGAAGAATCACCAAAATACAATTTTGAACCTTAGTTTATGGGATGGCTATGGGCAACTGATTTATGAAAAAGAGCAGCCTATACTATGCTCCGAAATAACATTAAATTTGGAGCTTACAAATTGTTTTGTCGGTTGGCATGAAGTGAGAATTCAAACAGCAGTTGGAGTTCAGCGAGAATGGATTTGGGTACAACAATAA